The genomic DNA tccctccatactcgaaaagaatgtcgttttggacaagcttttggtcaaacattgggaacataaatcatgaataacttttaagttgttgagtttcaaaatacaaaaatcatatgaatagatttgtcttgaaaaatactttcataaaagtataaatatatcactttgcgataaatatttttataaaaataagaagtcaaagttaagctttggagaccgtgtcgctgtccaaaacgacattcttttcgagtatggagggagtattgtaCTAAGGCTCACCATACCTTTCTTTATCTCCTTATGAGTGAAGGTCACAACAGAACCTCTGCTTCGACAGGAGCAATATGTACTTGCTTCTTCGATATGCTTGTTTCCGTTTAGAAGCATTTACCCGtgcgcgcccgcccgcccgcacgcagatatatagaaaaaaaatccttTCTACACTTACTTGTAGCTACTCGCACGTGTGTATCTTATGACGTAGTACGTATCTGATCCAACAAAGAGTATGTACGTGGAGTATGTGTTCATACTAGAATATCTATGATGGTATACATGTTGGACATGTGATCATACATAGAGTATATGGACATACTTATTTTTATATACTAAGACTAAAGTATAATCATAATATACTTAAAAGATAGGGATGCTTTAGAAATTTTTCATATATATCTATTTGAAGTATCTTAGAATtagtatatgaacatactcaaagtgataaatgagtATGTGGACATACATACGACGGTATACTGATGTTCTTTGATATGCTTCTTTGATATTGATGAACCTCCGTGGCTCCATGCTACAATGAAATTGATTTTAAGTGTTAAAAGGATGATCTAGATATGTTCTTCCCTTCTTTGGGCAGACAacatcaaatttaaatttggcgCACAGATAGAAAGGTACCACTTCTAAGTTCTATTCATGTTCAACTGTATATGCATTCCACTTTGTGTGCAGTGATATCTTCATTAGATTAACAGCTTACTTCTAAGAATGATCTGTAGGCATTCTTAGACGATGATTCATTTCCTCTtttgtttattattttttaaagaaACAGTTATTCCTTTTGTCTGCACTCTGCAGATAATGCTACGAGGAGCGAGTAGTCAAGAACTGAAGAAAGTCAAGCAAGTCATGCACTACACAGTGTTTGCAGCATACCACCTTGTTCTTGAGACATCCTTCTTTGAAGATCAGAGAGTAATATTGAACAATAAAAATGCTTCCCAAGAAAAAAATTCTATCAGTAGTAAGGCGGAATCATCAGTAATACGTCACGGAATCCCTGCTCCCTCTATTGGTTCTCACCCTGTCGGTCCTAAGTATCCCTTAACTTCTAGTGAATCGGTAGAAGAACCCACTAAAGGGAAGACAGTTACCGTTTCTTCAACAAAAATCGAAGATCTAAATTCACTTGAGAAGGGCTTCCCTAATGAGCTCCCCGAGGGTCCAGCCATCTATTATGATTCTAATCAGGCACTTCCTTCTGAAAGACTAGTATCGTCAGTCCCAGGATCACCAAGAAGATCCATTGATATATTACGTTATCAGAATATTTATTTACCAGTCACGTCTTCTCAAGAGACAACTGATCATCAGAAAGAAGACATGCTTCAATACTGTCAAATCATGGCAGGTAATAGTGTACATATTAGCCCGAATGTTAGGGTACAAGCTGGTTCTGGTGAGAATGTGGATCACTTAAGCAATCCCCGGAATCGAGCATCCACTGAAAGCAATCAACAAATGGCATTGGATGATCCTTCGGTTAGTGAGCAACCATCAACTCCATTGGAAAATGGGGAACAACAAAGCACCAGCTACGTTAGCGGAGACAAGACCTCAGATATAGACGAGGTGGATGCTGTCTTGGAGTCGCAGAGCATACTTATTTTGTTGTCCAGCCAATGTATCACGAAGCAAGTTATCTGCGAGCAGAGCCATCTATCCCGTATAAAGTACTATGGAGATTTTGATGTCTCCTTAGGACGATATTTGCAAGACATTTTGCAGAATCAGGTAACACTAGCACCGTTATCATTCAAGTTATGTTTACTCGTCTACTTCTGGGCTTCTTGGCAgctgcataatttttttttgttgaggaAAACAGCTGCATAAATTCGATACCTACAAGCAAACAACTTCTTCATTCCATTCTTTTTCCCAAGTCGATTGGTAGAATATGTGCATGATCCATGATTTGTGTATTTTTAGCAGAATCTCAGCTGTTCCTCATGTGGAGAACCCCCAGAGGCTCACATGTACTCATACACTCACCGCAATAGGAATCTGACTGTTGTTGTGAAGCGTTTGCCTAAATACTGTTTACCTGGTGAATCAGAAGGAAAAATTTGGATGTGGACTAGATGTCTAAGATGTGAGCATGAAAGTGGGATCTCTAGATCATCACGAAGGGTGCTAATGTCAGCTGAAGCACACTATCTTTCGTTTGGGAAGTTCCTTGAACTCAGTTTTTCCAGCCATTCAACTGCTAGAAGGCTATCAATATGTGGACATTCGTTGAATAAGGATTGCCTGCGCTTTTTTGGGTAAGCTCAAGAACGAAGAACCTTATGACATCAATTGCAGATGATTTCAGAAGCTACTTTTTCTTCCTCCGTATATTGTAATGAGgtttccccccccccctcgttTGGGATCTGTTAACTTCAGGTTGGGCTCCAAAGTTGCAATGTTCCAGTATTCATCAGTCAAAATTTACACTGCCTCCAAACCACAGCCTACTCTTGAGTTTCACAACCCCAATGCTCATGAATGGTACGGGCAAGAGGTAAGAAATGTATGTGTCATTCTCACTTGTTGGTTTCTTCTCATGCTTATTTTGTGAACAAGCAAGTCTTACTGGAGCCTAATGCCTCTGTTGCATTCTTTAAGGTTCTTGCTAGAGGAGTCATGCTTTTCTCTGAAGTCACAGGGTTACTACAGAACCTGAAGGATCAGTTTTCTGAGGTGGTAATCTATTGTGGCGCCTTCCTTCCTATTGAAGAGTTCTCCCAACTTGAAGATATGTTGATTAAAGAGAAGTCCGAGTTCATGGTAAACTTTCCTATCCTTCTTGTTTTTTGGGGGGTAGTCCTTACATCGGTTACTCTAGATTTTTGGTAATCGGCATTTCACCGTTTATCTTTATCATGGTGCAGTGTACTCTAGCACAGGCAGTTGATCGAAGTGGCACACCAAGCTCTGTGCATGAGATCCTTAGTGTAAATTGGCTCTACCAGGATCTTCTGCTTGAACTGTATGTGTGGGATCGCCGGCTGCATCAACTTGTAGAGGGCATATCAGCTGAAAGAGAAAGAATGGGAATTAGCATCAAGGGAATTTCTGAATTTAAAGGTGACCAAACTGGAGCAGTTGCTGAAGCAGATGGTGTTACTGAATGTACAAGCAACAAAGTGTCCTTCGAGAATGGATGTATCGAGATAGACAAGTTCAGTGAACCAGGGACTGGCACAACCTTGCTTGATGAAAATGCATGGTTGGAGAACAATGAGCTAGTTGCACGTTCAATGTGTCCAAAGCAAGAGCCGTTGAGTATTCGACAGCAGTCCAGACTTCCCCCATGGGATGATAGGGAAAAATGGGTTTGGAACCCATTGCATGAGTCCAGATTGGCTTACAGGCAGGACCTGGAGGCCGGATGTCTGGAAAGGTTCGAACTTGTTAACCACTATTGTTCATCTCATCTATCCCCCTTGCACAGACACAATCAATCTGGTGAGGAGGTGGGTTCTCCACAGTTCACAGTAGGTCCATGTGGCAGCGTCTTGTGTGTATCAGAGGATGAGATATCCAGCATAATATCCCGTGCTCTTGCCATATCTGAGGAACGTCGTTACTTACTGGATGCTATCACTGAGAGCGCACCAGCAGACAGCAGGGTCGGAGAGCGTACTAAAACAATGGAGAAGTCTTACAGCTCGGTATCTGAAATTTCCTCTGCTTCTTCGTCCTGGTCGTCTTCCGGATCTTCAGATTCTGAGGCAAGCATTTCATCTGATGACCTCTCCAGCTATGATAGCTCGCTTCTGTCATCCGCTCAGCATCCGGAAATATCTGTCAATGGGAGAGTAGTTCTCAAAGGGAAATATTCAGTAATCTGTGTACACTCTAACCAGTTCTACAATCTTCGAAAGAAATGCTGTCCATCGGAGCTTGCGTACATTACATCCTTGAGCCGTTGCAAGAAGTGGGATGCTCAAGGCGGGAAAAGCAAGGCTTTCTTTGCAAAAACAGTGGATGACAGGTTCATCATAAAGCAAATAAAGAGGACAGAGTTTGAGTCCTTCATAAAATTTGCTCCTGATTACTTCAAGCATGTTTACCATTCTCTGGACACTGGGAGCCAAACTTGCCTTGCTAAAATCCTAGGAATCTACCAGGCATGAGTACTTCACATGGTTATTTAAGGTTTTCCTTTGTTTTTTTACCGTACCTGTGGTTGTCTTGCTACGTAGTATTTTTAAACAGTGAGTATCCTGTCTTGTTTCAGGTCAAGCAAATAAGGCATGGCAAGGAGATTAAGATGGACCTGATGGTGATGGAAAATATCCTGTTTGGGCACAATGTGTCCCGGACATATGATCTGAAAGGCGCTGTCTTTTCACGGCATGTCTCTGACTCGAATGACCATGACACCGTGTACTTGGAtcaaaattttgtggatgacaTGCGCGTTTCTCCAATCTACATTGGTGGAAGAACAAAGCATCTGTTGCAGCGGGCAATCTGGAATGATACGGCTTTTCTCACTGTATGTATTGACTTTGATTTTGAGCTGCAGCGTCTGCTATATATAGGTAGTAGTATACATGTGTTGACAAAAGAGTTGTGGTTGCAGTCGATCAATGTTATGGACTACTCTCTACTTGTGGGAGTGGACAAGCAGAAGCATGAGCTCGTGTTTGGCATCATCGACTACCTGAGGCAGTATACATGGGACAAGCAGCTGGAGACATGGGTGAAAACGTCTCTGGTGGTGCCCAAGAACGAATCGCCGACGGTGATTTCCCCCAGGGAGTACAAGAAGAGGTTCAGGAAATTCATGAGCAAGTATTTCCTGACAGTTCCAGATGACTGGAGCACGGAGAATCGCCCGGTGTCCTGCAAATCCTGTGCTCACGCTGGCAGCGCCAACTTGCCGGACGAGAAACCACCTACGCCTGCTAATGGGGTTGAACCCGCTCTAAATCCGCCCCCTACCCATATTTCAAGAGCCCTAACTACCACCCGCCCGACCCACCCCGTCGGCCAAACCGCCCCAACCCGAAGTCATGACGGAAGCTGATATGTGACTTACGCTCCGATCTACGACCATTGCGCCACAACCCGTCCCAACCCATCTGTGTCGtcaacccaacccgccccaacatGTTTCATAGTGTCACCCGTTTTCACCCATCCAATAATACCCGTATtaaaacccacccaaaaaaCCCGTCAAACCCCGCCCCATTAGTAGGAGTAAAACCACCTCAGCATCCAAATATAAATCCAAATCCAATCGTGGCGTGTGCGTAGTTCTCTTTGGCTCCCAGGGTTTTTGATGAGAGACTTCTTTCTTCTGGCTTATTGTTACACATTCAGCTGCCAAGTAGTCCAAAGTATGCAGCTTTATTTTAGGCAAATTATTGGAGCCACAATGCGCCGAGGTCCACAACCACAATACATGTAATTTCCCAGTTAAAACATGATTTATATCAATCCCACCTGACTCATGTCTATCTGTAAGCCATGCAAACAACGCTACGGGACATGGCAATGGGCAATGCCAGCTTTGGAACAATGCTGCAGGATCTAGCATTCTAACAGGCAGCCATGCTATTGAGGGCACAGCAAATTGAGCGCAGCCTCAAGACAACGAGCAGGGAACAGCTTTGGACCACATCAGCTGACAAATTCTAGGCCACAGCAAATCAGCCTTCCTAATAACGAATTCAGTTTTGATACTGGAGACTAATATACCAAAGCAAATGAGACGACAATGATGCTATAAGAATGCCCAATTACACGAGTCTCTGACCAGCCGCCCACCGATGCATGAGTATATATATACTCTTGTGAGCCCTAACTTATGCAGCCTTGAGCCCAGCAACTTTCCTATAACCATTGTCAGTCTTCTCTGGGCATACCATCTTTCTGTAATGTACCTCTTCCGCTGCATAATCGCCAACTTGCTAAACCTTTTCTTGCTTGTCGTCCACAAGGGGAAGCATCTCCATCTGATTTCTGGGCAAGTTCCCTGGAGCCGCAGCCTGCCGTTGAGATATTAGATGCCTAACGTAGCCATAGAAAGTGCAGCCAACCAGAGTGATTCCACATCCAATTGCATTCATTGCAGAGATCGGGTTCCGGAAGATCAACCATGACACTAATACTGCCACCGCGACCTACAAAAGCATGTTCCTTCAGCGAGTGGAGGGAACAGGGAGAACATAGGGCAGAATATAGTCGTGTCTTACTTTAAGGTTTCCAGCAACATTGAAAGTCACTGCTGTAGTTGAATGGATCACGTAGAAGATGGAGAAGTTAAGGCAAAAAGCAAGCACCCCTGAACCTAGGATGATGACCAGCGCAGGAACAATTGAATCGTGTGTGTAGAACCAGTTGATCACGCCACCTCCTTCCAGCAACATTGCTGGTAGAGCCAGTATCATGGTGGCAAAGGGCGCCATATAGTACACTGTGTTAATGCTGTAGAAAACATAACAAACTATCTTAGCACTCTTAATTTCCATTCAGTAGGGGGGATAAAGGGATTCTCTTGAAAGATCAACAAACATAAGATGTTTTCGACACCATGCTAGGCGGATCACACCAATTGCTAAATAAGCAACAGACAAGACAAGTGTGTACCTGTCAAATTTGTATCCATGGAGTAGGGACTCTGCCAAGATGGTCTTTGTAGATGTAGCCAGGCAGCCAACCATGGCAGCGCAGAAACCAAAAATGTTGAAGCTGAGCTCTGTTACCGAAGTTAGGAGTATGCCCCCAACTATAGGGACCAGGGAAGCCCATATGCGCCATTCAAAATGCTTGCTCCAAACTAGCCACTGCAGAATAACTGCATGACATGAAACAGGCCTATGAGAAGATGATACCACAGTCCAACGCACAATAACAAGCAGAAGATGGAATGGAGAATGAGGGCAGGAAACGCCACATAATGAAGGTACCTGTGGTTGCAGGTGTGAAAGATTTGATCGTCTGCATGAAGGAGACTGGAATGTAGCGCAGGCTCACATTTCCCAGCACAATATTTATGCAGAAAACAAATGACATTGGAAATATCCTTTTCCAACGGTCCTCCGGTTCAACTTCAATCAGTGGTTTGGCCTTAAGCACATGGATTGCAACATATGCACCAATTGAAGAGCATATGAAGTGGACGCAGGACACGGTGAGAGGAAACTTGAAATCCAGTTTCTGCAAGGAAAAAAAAGCATCTTCTGTTACCAAGGACGCAGATTTTCACCAGCGTTTGCTCCTACACGCAAACATACCAAAAATAGCTGAATGCAGATCAGCAGCGAGTTTCAGTCAGAGCAAACAACAAAGAACATTATTATGTGACTAACCTGATGCACACTATAACTAGGAGGCGAGGCCTTTCTTCTCTATTTGTACAAGTATGAAGCGACACTAGATTCATGGAATAACAACACGGCAGCATGGCTCCATGGAATCGAGGTTCAGCATAAATATCCGTGATTTGCAACCGGGAGTGTGTTTCTTAGCCTAGTCTCCCACCCAATCTAATCTAGAAGGCGAGTGTACTTTGGGGGCATTTGGCATCCAGATCCGAGGCAGAGCATGAATGGATTGGAGAAGAATGTTGGGGCAGAATGGTAGGAACAGAGGGGACCTGGAAGATCCACTTGTTCATGATGATGACGGTGACGTTGAAGCCCCACCACTGGAGGATGGCGAGCACAGCGCGCAGGGTGCCCAGGCCGGCTGCCGCCTTGCCGCCGTCCtccatctccttctccttctgctGTTGCGGATGAGGAAGACGAGAGGGCGGAGATGTATGGGACCaggctcgtcggcgtcgtcggcggcgaaCCCAGTCACCTCACCTCATCGTCGTGGTGGGGAGGAGGAATTGGTGGAATGGGAAGGGGGGAGGGAGCAGCCAGGCAGGCAGGCTCATACTAGTCTACACTcaactgagagagagagagacagagagagattgGATTCAGACACTCAACGGAAAAAAGTTCTTTTACTCCCTCCAAAATATTTAGATCTCCAGTTATTTCTAATGCTACAGCAATTTCGAACcactaattagaaatattaaatgtgaATAACTGACAAAATACATTCTATAATTGcaagataaatcttttaaacctaattagattATAATTAGATAATGTCTTAATAGATTTATCTTGTGATTTTCCGTCCatctgtgcaattagttttatagttAGTTCATATTTAGTCCTCCTAATTTTTGGTTGAAAATTAATATAGTAATTTTTTTTACGAAAttgattaaatttaaaattgtttgACTCATCTGAAACGAGAACTAGACTGAGGGTGCAATTTAGGATTTTAATATGATTGAGGGACTGTTTGGGCAGTTTGCCTAACTCGCCGCATCAATTGCTGGATTGGATTCCTGTCATAGATTTAGACTACGGATGCCTTGAATGTCGGAGCATTTTCAGCCGATTAATCATCTATCTTTGTAATTAAAAATAGTTTTCTGATGACAGAAGGTTCTCAATCCAATTATCATtacgaattttttttataataatgAGAAAAATAATTTCCTCTTATCTACATGAAGGAGATTTATTGCTCTATTTTTACCCTTTGGCGAGGATTTTGGTAGTCCGCTACAGCTACTATTGCCAAAATGTAAAAATAGTTATCGGCAATAGGGTGGAAGTTTTACCCCTTCCATCCCAACGTATATGTCACAACTTCATTTGCGAAGATCAATAGTATTTAGTGTGGAGCCTAGTACTATTTGATGGAGAGAAAAAATGAATATTGATTGGATGCGCTGCAGGTCTACAGCGCTAGAGTGGTAGGAACTTAAAATACTGTTTTTTTAggcttgtttagttcccaaaaattttcaagattttccGTCACATCAATtttttagatatatatatatggaataTTAATCTATCCTATAAAGGATGAAAGAATTGAGAACAATTGTTACTCACTCTAATCCACCCACCCCTCTCACAAAGTACCTCTTTTAATCCCACATGGAAGAGTTTAGTGCTTGACCAAACCTCAAAACActatcaagaaaaatatttctGCCTAAATCCCTTTTCTTTTCACACCACGCGTGGCCTTACCCGCCCACCTATACCCAAAGCGCTAATTCCTCGCGACGCCGCCTCCCAGCGCTAATTCCGCCGCCTCCCCAGTTCCCGATCCCGCCACGTCCATCCCGCTCCGTCGCCGCACCGCACTGATCCAAAAATCAGGTGCCTCGCCTTCGTCTTACTCGTCTGAACCGAGTGCTGCCCTGCGCTGGTCGTCGGGTGAAGCCCCTCATGGCGCCCTTGCgaaccccggccgccgccgccgccgctccggccgccgACAACGAGGAGCGCCGGATCTGGGCgacagcgagcggcggcgctcgggtggGAGGAGGACCCGCCCGATCCGCTCCGTCCCTCGCGGATCCGTCCCGTCACGCGCGTCCTCCTTTTCCTCCCCgctcgcccgcggccgccgtcgcgcgtTCTCCTCCGCTCGGTCGCCGGCGTGTGTGTCATCCTCCTCCGCTCGCTGGTGTgcatcgtcctcctccgcccggcCGTCGGCGCGCGCGTCGCTCTCCTGAACCAGGAGctgcacctcgccgccgccgcgggatctaGTGTTCAGGAAGGACGCACGCGTGCCGAGGCGCCGCTGCTCACCTGTGCtgaccgccgccaccccgcgtgCCGACCGCTGCGGCCGCGCGCGTAACACCCGACAGCCTCTAGAACAAGCCTCTGATCCGACGACGCCGCACCCCACGACGTCGACGCCGACTCTGACGAGCATCGTCCAGGCACACCGTGACGCCGCCTCACCCCGACGTGGCACCTGCCTCCAACAGGCGACGGCCACCTACCTCTCCATCAtctacgacgacgacgacagcctCGACAACAAGATGGAGCAGCTGCAGTAGTGCCTCGAGGACTGCGGCAAGAGGTCGGAGATGACGATGCGGCCCCTGTCCCctgatgatgatggtggtgaTGAACTGATGATGCGGTTGCTGTCGGCCGGTGCAGGTACGAGTCGGTGGTGGAGCAGCTGTCGAACGCtgtgttgacagccaattctggcagttcagaggccgactggtctgaccggtcggaccggtctgtccagttgtaatccgagtaggcttCGTTTTACTTTGAaaattcttttataaaccgacttggagaggggtacgacttccccgacctataaatataaaggctaaggccgattgaggtattcccaatcgaatcaatacaaaatatatCTACTTTTTGTTCCTCTCAAACCATagcttttccaaaccctaattcTGTTCTTCTTGCGTCTCGACGGTGTTTGAAGACgctctgagtggcctgccgacttcagagcaaccctacgttcacgagctccgacggggtccctcccgagctcgctgttctaggtcttcgcgagttccctgcctgcaccggtcggaccgatcggcgaaaccggtcagaccggtccgcccagggttttcgctgtgttgattgttttgacgatcgtcgcgcgttctagcgcattcaggtgtgtttggcacgattctgtgtcaacatactttttggcgactccgctgggaaaAGATTAATCtagttttaaaaccgatctaatctagtcctcgaagaagatgagcacttcagagatcaacaaggacaacatcatcacggctacgatggaggagctcaccgaacaggagcgcaaggcctaccttcttgtggaggagcacaTCAAGGCTCAATTcctgaagggcttcaagaaggatcgtggtggcctcatcaagagggtggaggagttcgtactGCCGTCTCCCAAGCTTAACAAagataagattgaagagatacccaatgtaagcctctctCCCTTTGATATTTTTGATAAGATGTCATCCATGATGGATCAAAAGATTGTTGCTGCATAAGCCACTGCGGGTGACGTTTTAATTAAGTTGAGTAGTGATATTGATgcgcttaaaggtaaacaacctATGTTAGATCCTAACTCATCAGATCCAAGTTCGGCTACCCCTGAATTCACATCTGAACCAATGTTCGgttaccagaccggtcagaccggttactcagtaCCGTCGCCGGTGCCTCTTGAGACGATTccaggttcggctgcccctgaccgaactaatgaattgtcacTATATACACCACCTCGCACCACTACTGTAGCAGTTGGGTCACGAGGGTCCGGGCCTAGCCAAGGACCGATCCCAACCTCCTCACAGACGATGCCACACGGAAATCCTAATGCACATCGTcaattttctgagttttataccagccagcactatcaaGCCGATCTCCTTAAGTTTAAAGCAGATCTGGCTAATGCAATTAAgagtaagcttggggtggatatgggtactacgcgtttatatcaaaagccttatcccgctgagtttgattttgtttcttttcctgctggttggcgtattcctgagtttactaaatttaatggtgttgattctcgtacaacttgggaacacgttagtcaatatgtcttgcagttgggagaagccagtttcaatgatgctttgcgtgtgcatctattttctttatctttgactggaacggctttCTCTTAGTTTTCCTAGCTTGCTCCTAACTCTATTAGCAATTGGTCTCAGttggagcataagtttcatgatcacttttttagtggggaaaccgaaGTGAAATTATTGGACTTAACATTGATTAAGCAAGGCCGTGATGGATCGGCTTCGGATTATTTCAAAAggtttaaagaaattaaaaatcggtgttttagtCTGACGATTTccgaaaaagatttggcggatttgacGTTTAATGGcttacgttcttatttgaaagaaaaacttgaGGGCTTTGAGTATCATAcggtgaatttcttgcaagtcaaagtcatgggtttagaatttaagcttaaaaatgccaaagacacctttaagcctcatcggtccaatactcatgttcttgatcatgattcagatagttcggacgatgagaaTAAAGAGGTGTATGccactgagtttgtttggccatcaaaggccaaacccggttcagttccgtctctcaagccgattcaaaagaatcgtcAAGAAGAGCTGAAATTTGCGTTTGATGTTTCTAGGTGcgatcggatttttgatgaattgcttaagaatggtaatATCCGATTGTCACATACTATTCCATCTCCTGATGAGCTTAAACGatatgcatattgtaagtgggataactctacatctcatgcttctaatgattgtaatgtattccatcgacaggtacaatcggccaataatgaaggacgattggtactttctgagatgcaaattgacaaggCTCCTTTTTCTATTCATACACtcgaattgaacaatccaaaggtgctcattcggccggaacaagccgaaggagctaaggggaagaatgttgtcatcggtgatccaagaccgatgaatacAAGTGACAAGATCCTTGCCAAGGAGGTTATTAAGGAaaagactgatgatggcaaggatactctgaagatcatAGTCAGAAATCCTAGACT from Panicum virgatum strain AP13 chromosome 7N, P.virgatum_v5, whole genome shotgun sequence includes the following:
- the LOC120681778 gene encoding UDP-galactose transporter 1-like; amino-acid sequence: MEDGGKAAAGLGTLRAVLAILQWWGFNVTVIIMNKWIFQKLDFKFPLTVSCVHFICSSIGAYVAIHVLKAKPLIEVEPEDRWKRIFPMSFVFCINIVLGNVSLRYIPVSFMQTIKSFTPATTVILQWLVWSKHFEWRIWASLVPIVGGILLTSVTELSFNIFGFCAAMVGCLATSTKTILAESLLHGYKFDSINTVYYMAPFATMILALPAMLLEGGGVINWFYTHDSIVPALVIILGSGVLAFCLNFSIFYVIHSTTAVTFNVAGNLKVAVAVLVSWLIFRNPISAMNAIGCGITLVGCTFYGYVRHLISQRQAAAPGNLPRNQMEMLPLVDDKQEKV